The bacterium genome contains a region encoding:
- a CDS encoding CDP-alcohol phosphatidyltransferase family protein, whose amino-acid sequence MNVPNLITTLRLLLLPVFLTLLVYRRPGPAFAVLVAAALSDTLDGLIARRLHQKTAIGSFLDPLADKLLSVSGFVALTFLGPLPAWFVITVISRDVIISLGSLVLYIHDGRLEIAPTLTGKAATLCQFLTLALTLLVQITGEGRTTWSWLLALTAALTVASGLQYLWRGLARAGTKPAA is encoded by the coding sequence GTGAACGTCCCCAACCTCATCACGACGCTGCGGCTGCTGCTGCTGCCGGTCTTCCTGACGCTTCTCGTCTACCGCCGCCCCGGCCCGGCGTTCGCCGTGCTGGTCGCCGCCGCGCTCTCGGACACGCTCGACGGCCTCATCGCCCGGCGGCTCCACCAGAAGACGGCGATCGGCAGCTTCCTCGACCCGCTCGCGGACAAGCTGCTCTCGGTGAGCGGCTTCGTCGCGCTGACCTTCCTCGGGCCCCTCCCGGCCTGGTTCGTGATCACGGTGATCAGCCGCGACGTGATCATCTCGCTCGGGTCGCTCGTGCTCTACATCCACGACGGGAGGCTGGAGATCGCCCCGACGCTCACCGGCAAGGCCGCGACGCTCTGCCAGTTCCTCACGCTGGCGCTGACGCTGCTCGTGCAGATCACCGGCGAAGGCCGGACGACGTGGTCCTGGCTGCTGGCGCTGACCGCCGCGCTGACGGTGGCCTCGGGACTGCAGTACCTCTGGCGCGGCCTGGCGCGCGCGGGCACGAAGCCCGCCGCCTAG